One Rubinisphaera margarita DNA window includes the following coding sequences:
- a CDS encoding flagellar basal body rod protein FlgB: MIDPFLQQTTVPLLERVAAFGQQRHAVLAGNIANIDTPDYQPQDLPVQDFERALRQAVEARRQQDGSQPLLPPSLGVSPANGSLSHLVWQQPTSGIQGAPAVGDTQRRTEDFFPASLSKAEPVRRNLTFHDGASRSIEQESMEMVKNASMQSFAIEVMRNQLNILESVISERVV, encoded by the coding sequence ATGATCGATCCCTTCCTGCAGCAAACGACGGTTCCACTTCTGGAACGCGTAGCCGCGTTCGGACAGCAGCGTCATGCGGTCCTCGCCGGGAACATCGCCAATATCGATACTCCAGACTATCAACCGCAGGATCTGCCGGTTCAGGACTTCGAACGCGCGCTGCGGCAAGCCGTCGAAGCCCGACGGCAACAGGATGGTTCTCAGCCCTTATTGCCGCCGTCTCTGGGAGTATCTCCCGCAAATGGTAGCCTCTCCCATCTGGTGTGGCAGCAGCCGACATCCGGGATTCAGGGAGCGCCTGCCGTCGGAGACACGCAGCGGCGAACCGAGGACTTCTTCCCGGCCAGCCTCTCAAAAGCCGAACCGGTCCGCCGCAATCTGACATTCCACGACGGAGCCAGTCGCAGCATTGAACAGGAATCGATGGAAATGGTGAAGAACGCCTCGATGCAAAGCTTCGCCATCGAAGTGATGCGGAACCAGCTCAATATCCTCGAAAGCGTAATCAGCGAACGCGTGGTCTAA
- the flgC gene encoding flagellar basal body rod protein FlgC: protein MFKTIDIITSGLVAQRQRLNTIAENVANVNTTRDAEGNVAPFQRRFVAFSAEKTEGKAAGVEFDVLQAANAEPRRVYEPGHPDADQNGYVDYPNINLVTEFVNALEASRAYEANIASFNTTQKIGDMTLRILA from the coding sequence ATGTTTAAGACAATCGATATCATCACCAGTGGCCTGGTTGCCCAGCGGCAGCGGTTGAACACCATTGCGGAGAACGTGGCCAATGTGAACACCACTCGCGATGCCGAAGGAAACGTCGCCCCCTTTCAGCGTCGGTTCGTCGCCTTCTCGGCCGAGAAGACCGAAGGCAAAGCCGCGGGGGTGGAGTTTGACGTTCTGCAGGCCGCAAACGCCGAACCTCGAAGGGTTTACGAGCCTGGTCACCCGGATGCCGACCAGAACGGCTACGTCGACTACCCGAATATCAATCTTGTCACCGAGTTCGTAAATGCGTTAGAAGCATCCCGCGCCTACGAAGCGAACATCGCGTCGTTCAACACCACGCAGAAAATTGGTGATATGACGCTGCGAATTCTCGCCTGA
- the fliE gene encoding flagellar hook-basal body complex protein FliE — MVPSINPNSVTSHPLVQSNPALQPTESGMPVDFQKMLFDSIQQTSDMANTAEANVEARLLGEDITSAEVFTSMRKADLAMKMMMQVRNKLVSAFQEVQQMRM; from the coding sequence ATGGTTCCATCAATCAATCCAAATTCTGTCACGTCGCATCCTCTGGTGCAGAGCAATCCCGCCCTGCAACCGACCGAATCGGGGATGCCTGTTGACTTCCAGAAGATGCTCTTCGACAGCATCCAGCAGACCAGCGACATGGCCAACACGGCGGAAGCCAACGTGGAAGCCCGTCTGCTCGGCGAAGACATCACCTCGGCGGAAGTCTTTACGAGCATGCGCAAGGCCGACCTGGCCATGAAAATGATGATGCAGGTTCGCAATAAGCTGGTCAGCGCGTTTCAGGAAGTCCAGCAGATGCGAATGTAG
- the fliG gene encoding flagellar motor switch protein FliG → MDSIRKSAILLLSLEKPLAKEVIAQMPREIVEKVTLQIAKLKNVTREEQEKVLDEYYSAVRERTPMEQGGMATVDELLKDSMGEIGGAILENVRQSMNSVPFGFLHKVGADNLLTFIVEEHPQTIALIMSHLPPSQAAEVLSGLPANKQLDVIRRIANMEQTSPEVIEDVEKSLEVRMLSTINQQLEKAGGVPIVAEILNLTDRMTNRGILENLEEEDNDLADEIRRLMFVFDDLLKLDNKAIQSLLKEVDNSQWALALKGASEEIREKILSNLSQRASDMLREEMEFLGAVRVSDVEAMQSQIVDAVRRLEDSGEIVVSSGNASEQFIS, encoded by the coding sequence ATGGATTCGATTCGCAAATCTGCCATTCTGCTGCTTTCGCTGGAGAAGCCACTCGCCAAGGAGGTGATTGCGCAAATGCCTCGCGAGATTGTGGAGAAAGTGACGCTGCAGATCGCGAAACTGAAGAACGTAACCCGGGAAGAACAGGAGAAGGTTCTCGACGAATACTACTCGGCTGTCCGGGAACGCACGCCGATGGAGCAGGGCGGCATGGCGACCGTCGATGAACTTCTGAAAGACTCGATGGGCGAGATTGGCGGCGCTATCCTGGAAAACGTTCGGCAGTCGATGAACTCGGTCCCATTCGGCTTTCTGCATAAGGTCGGAGCCGACAACCTGCTCACCTTCATCGTGGAAGAACATCCGCAGACGATCGCTCTGATTATGTCGCACCTCCCGCCTTCGCAGGCTGCGGAAGTGCTGAGCGGTCTGCCGGCTAACAAGCAGCTCGACGTGATCCGCCGCATCGCCAATATGGAACAGACGAGTCCGGAAGTGATCGAGGACGTGGAAAAGAGCCTCGAAGTCCGCATGCTCAGCACGATCAACCAGCAGTTAGAGAAAGCGGGTGGCGTGCCGATCGTGGCTGAGATTCTCAACCTCACCGATCGCATGACGAACCGCGGCATTCTCGAAAATCTCGAAGAAGAGGACAACGATCTGGCCGACGAGATTCGTCGCCTGATGTTCGTTTTCGACGACCTGCTCAAGCTGGACAACAAGGCGATTCAATCGCTGCTCAAAGAAGTCGACAACAGCCAGTGGGCTCTGGCTCTCAAAGGCGCGTCGGAAGAGATTCGCGAGAAGATTCTTTCCAACCTGTCGCAACGAGCCTCCGACATGCTGCGGGAAGAAATGGAGTTCCTGGGAGCCGTTCGCGTCAGCGATGTCGAAGCGATGCAGTCTCAGATCGTCGACGCGGTCCGTCGTCTCGAGGATTCCGGCGAGATCGTCGTCTCCAGTGGCAACGCCAGCGAGCAGTTCATTTCCTGA
- a CDS encoding FliH/SctL family protein produces MTTSPRVMKSAAVADAMAVGQFNYEDLRGRCENYLDSVRQQAQQLLTDAQDNAEKIKQAAIKEGREVGLKQGLLEAEKSIQTRVKQEAAAAVDAKLKTVLPSLKQAVAEVHQIRDQAESYWHDQAIDLVMAMTGKLVHRMLERDPGIGVERLQEVLKLVVGQSELQIEVAESDLAALQEELEQVTKRVSQTGVKLIGQAELKPGDYRVLMKYGEIDARVDVQLQRIIEELVGE; encoded by the coding sequence ATGACAACTTCGCCCCGGGTCATGAAATCCGCTGCGGTGGCCGATGCAATGGCCGTTGGTCAGTTTAACTATGAAGACCTGCGCGGTCGCTGCGAGAACTATCTCGACTCGGTCCGTCAGCAGGCTCAACAACTGTTGACCGATGCCCAGGACAACGCCGAGAAGATCAAACAGGCCGCCATTAAAGAAGGGCGGGAAGTGGGACTGAAGCAGGGGCTGCTCGAAGCCGAGAAGTCGATCCAGACTCGCGTCAAACAGGAAGCCGCCGCCGCTGTCGATGCGAAACTGAAAACCGTGCTTCCCAGCCTGAAACAGGCCGTTGCGGAAGTTCATCAGATTCGCGATCAGGCTGAATCCTACTGGCATGATCAGGCGATCGATCTTGTGATGGCGATGACCGGGAAGCTGGTTCATCGAATGCTCGAACGTGATCCGGGAATCGGCGTCGAACGCCTGCAGGAAGTTCTCAAGCTTGTTGTCGGTCAGTCCGAACTGCAGATCGAGGTCGCCGAGTCCGACCTGGCGGCTCTGCAGGAGGAACTTGAACAGGTGACCAAACGCGTCAGCCAGACCGGCGTGAAGCTCATCGGACAGGCCGAACTCAAACCCGGCGATTATCGGGTGCTGATGAAATACGGCGAGATCGATGCTCGGGTCGATGTTCAGCTGCAGCGAATTATCGAGGAACTGGTCGGCGAGTAA